GTTGGCTCACATGCGCGAGCGCGTTTACATCCCGAACCCGGACGAGGTAGAAGTAGTCAACAGAAAGCTTCCAGCCAACGAGGAAGAAGCTAAGCTTCCATTCGGCGACCCCCACGGCGATGGCGTCCCACCGATGCCCATATTCGGAAAAGGTTACCGCACCTACGTGACAGGTCTGACCCACGACGAGTACGGTCACCCGAGGACCGTTGAGCCCGAAGTCCAGCAGAGACTGATAGGAAGGATTTTCAGGAAGATACTCGACCACAAGGATGAAATAATCGACTACGAGACCTTTGAGCTCGACGATGCTGAGATAGCGATAGTTACAACCGGCATAGTCTCGCGTTCCGCTATAAGAGCTGTCAAGATACTCCGCGAACGCGGTGTGAAAGCTGGCCTGCTAAAGCTCAACACGGTCTGGCCCTTCGACTTCGATATGATTGAAGAGCTTGCCGAGCGCGTGAGGAAGATATACGTGCCCGAGATGAACATGGGGCAGCTCTACCACCTCGTCAAGGAAGGAGCTAATGGAAAGGCCGAGGTTGAGCTGATATCGAAGATAGGCGGAGAGGTTCACACGCCG
This genomic stretch from Thermococcus sp. harbors:
- a CDS encoding 2-oxoacid:acceptor oxidoreductase subunit alpha produces the protein MRYPFPVGKSDFIQGDEAIARAAILAGCRFYAGYPITPASEIFEAMALYMPLVDGVSIQMEDEIASIAAIIGASWAGAKAMTATSGPGFSLMQENLGYAVMTETPIVVVNMMRGGPSTGQPTFPAQGDIMQAIWGTHGDHMLIVLSPSTVQEAFDFTIRAFNLAEKYRTPVVILGDAELAHMRERVYIPNPDEVEVVNRKLPANEEEAKLPFGDPHGDGVPPMPIFGKGYRTYVTGLTHDEYGHPRTVEPEVQQRLIGRIFRKILDHKDEIIDYETFELDDAEIAIVTTGIVSRSAIRAVKILRERGVKAGLLKLNTVWPFDFDMIEELAERVRKIYVPEMNMGQLYHLVKEGANGKAEVELISKIGGEVHTPMEIVERVVG